From the genome of Spinacia oleracea cultivar Varoflay chromosome 2, BTI_SOV_V1, whole genome shotgun sequence, one region includes:
- the LOC110794128 gene encoding chlorophyll a-b binding protein CP24, chloroplastic has translation MAAATSATAIVNGFTSPFLSGGKKSSQSLLFVNSKVGAGVSTTSRKLVVVAAAAAPKKSWIPAVKGGGNFLDPEWLDGSLPGDFGFDPLGLGKDPAFLKWYREAELIHGRWAMLAVLGIFVGQAWTGIPWFEAGADPGAVAPFSFGTLLGTQLLLMGWVESKRWVDFFDPDSQSVEWATPWSRTAENFSNSTGEQGYPGGKFFDPLSLAGTISNGVYNPDTDKLERLKLAEIKHARLAMLAMLIFYFEAGQGKTPLGALGL, from the exons ATGGCAGCTGCAACATCTGCTACAGCAATAGTAAATGGGTTCACCTCGCCTTTCTTGTCGGGAGGGAAGAAGAGTAGTCAGTCACTACTCTTTGTTAACAGCAAAGTCGGTGCTGGTGTTTCTACTACCAGCAGGAAGTTGGTTGTCGTAGCTGCTGCAGCTGCTCCTAAAAAGTCTTGGATTCCTGCTGTTAAAGGTGGTGGCAACTTCCTTGACCCTGAGTGGCTAGACGGCTC ACTCCCAGGAGACTTCGGATTCGACCCACTAGGTCTAGGGAAGGACCCAGCATTCCTGAAATGGTACAGAGAAGCAGAGCTAATCCATGGGAGATGGGCAATGCTAGCAGTTCTAGGGATATTTGTTGGACAAGCATGGACTGGAATCCCATGGTTTGAGGCTGGTGCTGACCCAGGTGCCGTGGCTCCGTTCTCATTCGGAACACTACTAGGGACTCAACTGTTGCTCATGGGATGGGTAGAGAGCAAGAGATGGGTGGATTTCTTTGACCCGGATTCACAATCTGTGGAATGGGCAACTCCATGGTCAAGAACTGCTGAGAACTTTAGTAACTCAACAGGAGAACAAGGTTACCCTGGTGGCAAATTTTTTGACCCATTGAGCTTAGCAGGAACTATCAGTAATGGTGTTTACAATCCAGATACAGACAAGTTAGAGAGACTCAAGTTGGCTGAAATTAAGCATGCTAGACTTGCTATGTTAGCTATGCTCATTTTTTACTTCGAAGCTGGACAAGGGAAAACACCCCTTGGAGCTTTGGGTTTGTAA
- the LOC110794126 gene encoding uncharacterized protein yields the protein MAEIEVQHLLEYELRLLRCTLPQPPSNTRRFLQPHDTPSHPPFHLLIDNIVSLIESGRYVDSLSSAGVRTVFQFSNSFESLDPSQFYAGLEKAVESFLVDDSAEGHASFKFFLVVSIAIAAILAFVQCNFTGPVVELPSVPLPWKVIKEEKEWEAWARIQLMSDGSDLAAKFSNLQYILFAKMLLMKTRDLSFGEKTVCEAGLGTSTWWFARVIFLQQRILDECCFSLLNLLQVFMSESLNRFGNVEKVTSYWGASLAEDEALTIVSMLQLEAGLVEHTFGRVDHARQYFEAAAFSVGLELSVTGALGVRTVHQVDPVAQSVLVARKSSFPSASMSPLENASHVRDASHDPNSHQNHQPYSDTSDVLMAPKFMDSGGNDLNLIEHGCATDRTLTAIQQAVVLAHCLLIEKRARFDEQQSWDMAPYIEAIDSQLSLYFTIKCSCNILRIKWESTRSRTKERALLMMNKMVENLYEPSPQVLERVHSCFSVLIPAAPILRKEYGELLISSGLIAEALGIFEDLELWDNLIFCYRLLEKKAAAAELIKVRLLETPSDPRLWCSLGGVMNDDSCYEKALEVSNDRCARAKRSLARSAYNRGDYEKSKVLWDSAMALNALYPDGWFALGAAALKARDVSKALDGFNRAVQLDPDNGEAWNNIACIHKIRKKSQEAFIAFKEALKSKRNSWQMWENYGQVAADVGNYFEALKAAQMVLDITGNKRYDGDLLERIVQEMEERFSSYSPITEDDKDCNSQTPSGSELAESRDTKLLMELLGKVLQQVVRSVGSGDSWGMYARWHKMRGDLTMCSEALLKQVRSYQGSEVWKDNARFRKYANASLELCKIYMVISSSSESLRELHSADMHLRNTIKQAISFTDTEEFKALQVCLDDVQMRLKSSLVPTS from the exons ATGGCGGAAATTGAAGTGCAACACCTCCTCGAGTATGAGCTCCGTCTCTTGCGCTGCACCCTTCCACAACCACCATCTAATACCCGCCGCTTCCTTCAGCCGCACGATACACCGTCTCATCCGCCCTTTCACCTTCTTATTGACAATATCGTCTCCCTTATTGAATCTGGACGCTATGtggattctctctcctccgcggGAGTGCGAACCGTATTTCAATTTTCCAACTCGTTCGAGTCACTCGACCCGAGCCAGTTCTATGCCGGGTTGGAGAAGGCTGTTGAATCCTTTTTAGTGGATGATTCTGCTGAAGGCCATGCTTCTTTCAAGTTTTTTCTAGTTGTTTCAATTGCTATTGCTGCTATTCTTGCTTTCGTGCAGTGTAATTTTACTgg TCCAGTGGTTGAACTACCTTCAGTTCCATTGCCGTGGAAGGTGATTAAGGAGGAAAAGGAATGGGAAGCCTGGGCGCGAATTCAGTTGATGTCTGATGGTTCTGATTTGGCTGCCAAATTTTCTAATTTACAG TATATATTGTTTGCGAAGATGTTGCTTATGAAGACCAGAGATTTATCGTTCGGTGAAAAAACCGTGTGTGAAGCTGGACTTGGAACTAGCACTTGGTGGTTTGCTAGAGTTATTTTTCTACAACAACGCATTTTGGATGAATGCTGTTTTTCTCTACTTAATTTACTCCAAGTCTTCATGAGTGAAAGTTTAAATCGTTTTGGCAATGTGGAAAAAGTAACAAGTTATTGGGGTGCTTCATTAGCGGAAGATGAAGCTTTAACTATTGTCTCAATGCTGCAGTTAGAGGCTGGATTGGTTGAACATACTTTTGGGCGTGTTGATCATGCAAG GCAATATTTTGAAGCGGCAGCGTTCTCTGTAGGGCTTGAGCTCTCTGTGACCGGTGCTCTTGGTGTCCGGACAGTCCATCAA GTGGACCCAGTTGCCCAGAGTGTTCTTGTTGCACGCAAAAGCTCCTTTCCAAGTGCCAGTATGTCTCCATTAGAGAATGCTTCTCATGTAAGGGATGCTTCTCATGACCCAAATTcacatcaaaatcatcaaccGTATAGTGATACATCTGATGTGTTGATGGCTCCAAAATTTATGGACAGTGGTGGCAATGACTTGAATCTGATTGAGCATGGTTGTGCCACTGATCGTACCTTGACAGCAATTCAACAGGCAGTCGTTCTCGCACATTGCCTTTTAATAGAAAAAAGAGCTAGGTTCGATGAGCAACAAA GTTGGGATATGGCTCCATACATAGAGGCTATTGATTCTCAGCTGTCATTGTATTTCACT ATAAAATGTTCCTGCAATATCTTGCGTATAAAGTGGGAGTCCACTCGTAGCCGTACTAAGGAGCGTGCTTTGCTGATGATGAACAAAATG GTTGAGAATCTTTATGAGCCATCACCCCAAGTGCTGGAGAGGGTTCATTCCTGTTTTTCAGTCCTTATCCCAGCTGCACCTATTCTCAGAAA AGAGTATGGTGAGCTTCTCATCAGTAGCGGCCTGATCGCAGAGGCCCTTGGAATTTTTGAAGATTTAGAACTCTGGGATAATCTGATATTCTGTTACCG CTTATTGGAGaagaaagcagcagcagctgaACTGATTAAGGTGCGACTGCTGGAAACTCCTTCTGATCCGAGGTTATG GTGTTCATTGGGTGGAGTTATGAATGATGATTCTTGCTATGAGAAAGCTCTGGAGGTTTCAAATGATAGGTGCGCAAGAGCTAAG AGGTCTCTTGCTCGTAGTGCATACAACAGGGGAGATTATGAGAAGTCTAAAGTtttatg GGACTCTGCCATGGCATTGAATGCACTCTATCCAGATGGTTGGTTTGCTCTTGGAGCAGCTGCACTGAAG GCTAGGGATGTCAGCAAGGCACTTGATGGTTTTAATCGTGCTGTTCAGCTTGATCCTGATAATGGAGAGGCTTGGAATAATATCGCTTGTAT acaTAAGATAAGAAAGAAGAGTCAGGAGGCTTTCATTGCATTCAAGGAAGCACTGAAGTCCAA AAGAAATAGTTGGCAAATGTGGGAGAACTATGGACAAGTTGCAGCTGATGTTGGTAATTATTTTGAG GCATTAAAAGCAGCACAGATGGTGTTAGATATCACAGGAAATAAAAGATATGATGGAGATTTGCTAGAGAGAATAGTACAAGAAATGGAAGAACGGTTTTCTTCATATTCTCCCATTACAGAAGATGATAAAGACTGTAACAGTCAAACACCTTCAGGCTCTGAGTTGGCAGAGTCACGTGATACAAAACTCTTAATGGAGTTGTTAGGGAAAGTTCTCCAGCAG GTTGTTCGTAGTGTAGGTAGTGGAGATAGCTGGGGCATGTATGCTCGGTGGCATAAGATGAGAGGAGATCTTACAATGTGTTCAGAGGCTCTTTTAAAGCAAGTTAGATCGTACCAG GGATCAGAAGTTTGGAAAGATAATGCTCGGTTTAGAAAGTATGCGAATGCATCCTTAGAGCTTTGTAAGATATACATGGTTATATCATCTTCATCTGAAAGCCTTAGAGAGCTCCACTCAGCTGACATGCATCTTCGCAACACTATCAAGCAG GCAATTTCATTTACAGATACTGAAGAATTCAAGGCTCTCCAAGTCTGCCTTGATGATGTTCAGATGAGACTTAAATCCAGCTTGGTGCCAACTTCTTAG